A genomic stretch from Corynebacterium faecale includes:
- the uvrC gene encoding excinuclease ABC subunit UvrC, with protein MADPTTYRPAPGSIPTEPGVYKFRDETRRVIYVGKAKNLRSRLSNYFQDVTQLHPRTRQMVFAASSVEWTVVSSEVEALQLEYTWIKRFDPRFNVKYRDDKTYPMLAVSTGERFPRAFFYRGPRRKGVRYYGPYSHAWAVRETLDLLIRVFPMRTCSKGVFNRHENLGRPCLLGYIDKCAAPCVGRVSEEEHRDIVNGFSSFMSGHTDKVTRKLTSDMMAASEELDFEKAARLRDDLGAIHKVMEKQAVVLGDGTDADIIAFATDELEAAVQIFHVRGGRIRGQRGWVVEKTGDWDVLDDSDDPGADPALPHLMQNFLVQFYGDAVERADTEAAEDADQIERRGVDQLSTRETAPVTRATVVPREILVQVAPHETAETRTVLEDMRGAGIDLRVPQRGDKRALMETVERNAKEQLKQHKLKRVGDLTARSAALQDIQEALDMEQAPLRIECTDISHIQGTDVVASLVVFEDGLPRKSDYRRYRIKEAAGDGHSDDVASIAEVTRRRFLRHNRDKLAVPEAEEYDGSTFSDEKVEEMSTDNRRFAYPPQLFIVDGGAPQVAAAQEVFDELGIVDVTLVGLAKRLEEIWLPGDPDPVILPRNSQALFLLQQIRDEAHRFAITYHRQQRSKRMRVSELDGIRGLGQARRTELVKHFGSVARLKEASVDEIGEVKGFGPTLAASVHEALHKEG; from the coding sequence ATGGCTGATCCGACCACCTACCGCCCGGCACCTGGGAGCATTCCCACGGAACCGGGTGTTTATAAATTCCGGGATGAAACCCGCCGGGTCATTTACGTGGGTAAGGCCAAGAACCTACGGTCGAGACTGTCCAATTATTTCCAGGATGTCACCCAGCTCCACCCACGAACCCGTCAGATGGTTTTCGCCGCCTCATCGGTGGAATGGACCGTGGTATCCAGCGAGGTCGAGGCACTGCAGCTGGAATACACCTGGATCAAGCGCTTCGATCCCCGTTTCAACGTCAAATACCGCGACGATAAAACCTACCCCATGCTCGCCGTATCCACAGGTGAGCGTTTTCCCCGTGCCTTCTTCTACCGCGGGCCACGACGGAAAGGTGTGCGGTATTACGGTCCTTATTCCCATGCCTGGGCGGTGCGCGAAACCCTGGATCTACTGATCCGTGTCTTCCCGATGCGGACATGCTCCAAAGGGGTGTTCAACCGGCACGAGAATCTGGGCAGGCCATGCCTGTTGGGGTACATCGACAAGTGTGCCGCCCCGTGTGTGGGACGGGTCTCGGAAGAGGAACACCGGGACATCGTCAACGGATTCTCCTCATTCATGTCCGGCCACACCGATAAGGTCACCAGAAAACTCACCTCAGACATGATGGCGGCCTCCGAGGAACTGGATTTTGAAAAGGCCGCCAGGTTACGCGATGACCTCGGAGCCATCCACAAGGTGATGGAGAAACAGGCAGTTGTGCTTGGCGACGGCACTGATGCAGACATCATCGCCTTCGCCACCGATGAACTGGAGGCCGCAGTCCAGATCTTCCATGTCCGTGGTGGCCGTATCCGTGGTCAGCGTGGCTGGGTCGTGGAGAAGACCGGTGACTGGGATGTGCTGGATGATTCTGATGATCCGGGTGCAGATCCGGCACTTCCACACCTGATGCAGAATTTCCTGGTCCAGTTCTACGGGGATGCCGTGGAGCGCGCAGACACCGAGGCCGCAGAGGACGCAGACCAGATCGAGCGCAGGGGAGTGGATCAGCTCTCCACCCGGGAAACCGCTCCTGTCACCCGCGCCACAGTGGTCCCGCGGGAGATTCTCGTCCAGGTTGCGCCGCACGAAACGGCAGAGACCCGCACTGTGTTGGAGGATATGCGTGGAGCAGGCATTGATCTTCGGGTGCCGCAGCGGGGGGACAAACGGGCGCTCATGGAAACCGTGGAGAGAAACGCCAAGGAACAGCTGAAGCAGCACAAGCTCAAACGCGTGGGTGATCTCACCGCGCGCTCCGCCGCCCTGCAGGACATCCAGGAAGCCCTGGATATGGAGCAGGCCCCGCTGCGCATTGAATGCACGGATATCTCTCATATCCAGGGCACCGATGTGGTGGCATCCCTGGTTGTATTCGAGGATGGTCTGCCAAGAAAGTCTGATTACCGCAGGTACCGGATCAAGGAGGCAGCCGGCGACGGACATTCAGACGATGTGGCGTCCATCGCCGAGGTGACCCGCAGGAGGTTCCTGCGGCACAACCGGGATAAGCTCGCTGTCCCGGAGGCCGAGGAGTACGACGGTTCGACCTTCTCCGATGAAAAAGTGGAGGAGATGTCCACCGATAATCGTCGTTTCGCCTATCCTCCGCAGCTGTTCATCGTGGACGGCGGCGCACCCCAGGTGGCTGCGGCACAAGAGGTCTTCGATGAACTGGGCATAGTGGACGTGACTCTGGTCGGGCTCGCCAAACGGTTGGAGGAGATCTGGTTACCCGGTGATCCAGACCCGGTTATTCTGCCCCGGAACTCCCAGGCGTTGTTCCTTCTTCAACAGATCCGCGATGAAGCCCACCGTTTCGCCATCACCTACCACCGCCAGCAACGCTCTAAGCGCATGCGCGTATCGGAACTGGACGGCATCAGGGGGCTGGGGCAGGCCAGGAGAACCGAGCTGGTGAAACACTTCGGGTCTGTCGCCCGGTTGAAGGAGGCTTCAGTGGACGAGATCGGAGAGGTCAAGGGGTTCGGCCCCACCCTTGCTGCGAGCGTTCATGAGGCGCTGCACAAGGAGGGTTAA
- a CDS encoding RsmB/NOP family class I SAM-dependent RNA methyltransferase, which translates to MSLEKSGGFRSRSAKGEQKKVQPKKAPVKKAAPKRTSNNRSPRAEVRELRALGVDKPREIAFEVLERVRTGDAYANLVLPRLLTKQKMDTRDAGFATEITYGTLRNQGLLDAVIASAANRPLKDIDSEVLDVLRIGAYQVLFTRVEDHAAVDTTVKMVGGLKKFNATGFANAVMRTITRTPAEEWLDKLEPEGEIARLAFRTAHPEWIAQSFSRLLPASELEEALAADSKRPTVHLVARPGEISAEELALITGGEEGKYSPYAVYLEGGDPSDIDPVQQGLAAVQDEGSQLIARALVEAPVEGDDQGRWLDLCAGPGGKAALIGALARMDGARVDAIEVSDHRAKLVERSVRGLPVKVHVGDGRTIALDDGYDRAIVDAPCSGLGALRRRPEARWRKQESDIGPLHTLQYELLESAVNRVRTGGIVVYSTCSPDLRETREVVDRALANFDIEELDAAAYLPGMEGTGEGKSVQMWPHRHGTDAMFVAVLRKR; encoded by the coding sequence AGAAATCGGGCGGTTTCCGCTCCCGTTCAGCCAAGGGTGAACAGAAGAAGGTTCAGCCTAAAAAGGCACCGGTGAAAAAAGCTGCCCCCAAGCGGACCAGCAACAACCGCAGCCCCCGTGCAGAGGTCCGCGAGCTGCGGGCTCTGGGCGTCGACAAGCCCCGTGAGATCGCCTTCGAGGTGTTGGAACGGGTCCGCACCGGTGACGCATATGCCAACCTGGTGTTGCCACGTCTGCTGACCAAGCAGAAGATGGATACCCGTGATGCAGGTTTTGCCACGGAGATCACCTACGGCACGCTGCGGAACCAGGGATTGCTGGATGCGGTGATCGCCTCGGCTGCGAACAGGCCACTGAAGGATATCGATTCAGAGGTGCTTGACGTGCTGCGCATCGGCGCCTACCAGGTGTTGTTCACCCGCGTGGAGGATCACGCAGCCGTGGACACCACCGTGAAGATGGTCGGCGGGCTCAAGAAGTTCAACGCCACCGGCTTTGCCAATGCCGTCATGCGCACCATCACCCGCACACCGGCGGAGGAGTGGCTGGACAAACTGGAACCGGAAGGCGAGATTGCCCGGTTGGCGTTCCGCACCGCCCACCCGGAGTGGATTGCGCAGAGTTTCTCCCGTCTGCTTCCCGCCAGTGAGCTGGAGGAGGCGCTGGCCGCAGACTCCAAGCGTCCCACCGTGCACCTCGTGGCGCGCCCCGGTGAGATCAGCGCGGAGGAGTTGGCGCTGATCACAGGAGGGGAAGAGGGTAAGTATTCGCCCTACGCCGTCTACCTCGAAGGCGGGGACCCCAGCGATATCGATCCCGTCCAGCAGGGCCTGGCGGCAGTGCAGGATGAAGGCTCCCAGCTCATCGCCCGCGCCCTCGTGGAAGCGCCGGTGGAAGGCGATGATCAGGGCCGCTGGCTTGACCTGTGTGCCGGTCCCGGAGGCAAGGCAGCGCTCATCGGCGCGCTTGCCCGCATGGATGGTGCCCGCGTGGATGCCATCGAGGTCTCCGATCACCGGGCCAAACTGGTGGAGCGATCCGTCCGTGGGCTGCCGGTCAAGGTCCATGTGGGTGATGGTCGCACCATCGCACTGGATGACGGTTATGACCGCGCCATCGTGGACGCCCCGTGCTCCGGACTCGGTGCGCTACGCCGCCGCCCGGAGGCCCGCTGGCGCAAGCAGGAATCCGATATCGGACCGCTACACACCCTCCAATATGAACTCCTGGAATCCGCGGTGAACCGGGTGCGCACCGGCGGCATCGTGGTGTATTCCACCTGCTCACCTGATCTCCGTGAAACCCGTGAGGTGGTTGATCGTGCACTGGCCAACTTCGATATCGAGGAGCTGGACGCAGCCGCATACCTGCCAGGCATGGAAGGCACCGGTGAGGGGAAGTCAGTGCAGATGTGGCCGCACCGCCACGGCACCGACGCCATGTTTGTGGCCGTCCTGCGGAAGCGGTGA
- the ribH gene encoding 6,7-dimethyl-8-ribityllumazine synthase: MAKEGLPQIDLPDATGLKVAVVTAKWNAEICDRLHDHAVRTGRAAGAEVSEYRVVGALELPVVVQELARTHDAVVALGCVIRGGTPHFDYVCDSVTEGLTRIALDTSTPIGNGVLTTNTEEQAIERSGAEGSVEDKGAEAMVAALDTALVLSGIRADRG; the protein is encoded by the coding sequence ATGGCTAAAGAAGGCCTTCCCCAGATCGATCTTCCCGATGCCACCGGTCTGAAGGTGGCGGTGGTTACCGCCAAGTGGAATGCGGAGATCTGTGATCGTTTGCATGACCATGCCGTCAGAACGGGCCGTGCAGCCGGTGCCGAGGTCAGTGAATACCGTGTGGTCGGTGCCCTGGAACTGCCCGTTGTGGTCCAGGAACTCGCCCGGACCCACGATGCCGTGGTGGCTCTGGGCTGTGTCATCCGTGGTGGCACACCCCACTTCGACTATGTATGCGATTCCGTCACCGAGGGCCTCACCCGCATTGCCCTGGACACATCCACCCCGATCGGGAATGGTGTGCTCACCACCAATACCGAGGAACAGGCCATCGAGCGCTCCGGTGCAGAGGGGTCCGTGGAGGACAAGGGTGCCGAAGCCATGGTGGCGGCTTTGGATACGGCGCTGGTGCTTTCTGGGATTCGGGCTGACAGGGGTTAG
- a CDS encoding PH domain-containing protein, with the protein MTTNAPDGARQDLNAGGEPTVRLSNEELQLYTAAFAGTTTDKPWSLVVTSKTMRKIAWVLVVVVMAVHLFMGAVVDVDFTGAAVSFIDTLAFPGVGVLISVLAYIGFTRARVRANEDGVEVRNFIGTRFYPWVVIYGMSFPKGARVARLELPDFEYVPMWAFQARDGEDVVRAVAEFRELENKHMPED; encoded by the coding sequence GTGACGACCAACGCTCCCGACGGTGCAAGGCAAGATCTGAACGCCGGCGGGGAGCCCACGGTGCGACTCAGTAATGAGGAACTCCAGCTCTACACCGCAGCCTTCGCCGGAACCACCACCGATAAGCCATGGAGTCTGGTGGTGACCTCGAAGACGATGCGCAAGATCGCCTGGGTGCTCGTTGTCGTCGTCATGGCCGTGCACCTCTTCATGGGGGCTGTCGTGGACGTTGACTTCACCGGTGCCGCCGTGTCCTTCATCGACACCCTCGCATTCCCTGGTGTGGGTGTATTGATCTCAGTGCTGGCATATATCGGATTCACCCGTGCCCGCGTGCGTGCCAATGAAGATGGCGTTGAGGTCCGAAACTTCATCGGCACCCGGTTTTATCCCTGGGTGGTCATCTACGGAATGTCCTTCCCCAAGGGTGCCCGCGTCGCACGCCTTGAGCTCCCTGACTTTGAGTACGTTCCGATGTGGGCTTTTCAGGCGCGGGACGGTGAAGATGTGGTCCGTGCGGTCGCTGAGTTCCGTGAACTCGAAAACAAGCACATGCCGGAGGACTAG
- a CDS encoding gluconeogenesis factor YvcK family protein: MTSLYQTPDRSSEMAPVLPEDSAPVPDCSAENPRIITSLGGGHGLFQTLKAVRSCAPEKINAVVTVADDGGSSGRIRHELGQIPPGDLRMALAALTTDDEDGLMWEQLLQHRFGGHGALAGHALGNLLIVALTDLFGTSQNALDKVAELAGSRGRVLPVCLEPLDLEAEVSGLDKDPRLMRQVRGQVAVAATPGHVRRVRVIPEKPQANPDAVQAILDADLVTLGPGSWFSSVIPHILVPDIVDALERTRAVKVLVLNLTSEPGETAGFSAERHIHVLRQHASSLKVDQVIVDSGTISLHSEREHLERAARTLGAEVSFQDVRAEDGRGRFTSIHDPSKLCDALMLQYRQMRSGR, from the coding sequence ATGACTTCCCTGTACCAGACCCCTGACCGCTCCTCTGAAATGGCTCCCGTGCTCCCCGAAGATTCAGCTCCCGTACCCGACTGCAGTGCAGAAAATCCCCGTATCATCACCAGTCTGGGAGGTGGACACGGGCTCTTCCAGACGCTGAAAGCCGTGCGCAGCTGTGCTCCGGAGAAAATCAACGCTGTGGTGACTGTGGCTGACGATGGCGGTTCATCCGGGCGCATCAGGCATGAACTCGGACAGATTCCACCCGGAGACCTTCGAATGGCACTGGCCGCACTCACCACTGATGATGAAGACGGGCTCATGTGGGAGCAGCTTCTTCAACACCGTTTCGGCGGTCATGGTGCCCTCGCGGGCCATGCGCTGGGCAATCTCCTCATCGTGGCACTGACTGACTTGTTCGGGACCTCCCAGAACGCCTTGGACAAAGTCGCCGAGCTGGCTGGATCCCGTGGGCGCGTCCTGCCTGTCTGCCTCGAACCACTGGACCTTGAAGCAGAGGTCTCAGGTCTGGACAAAGATCCCCGCCTCATGCGTCAGGTCCGGGGTCAGGTTGCCGTAGCGGCGACACCGGGGCACGTTCGTCGGGTTCGGGTCATCCCCGAGAAGCCACAGGCCAACCCGGACGCGGTGCAGGCGATCCTCGATGCTGATCTGGTGACGCTTGGACCGGGCTCCTGGTTCTCCTCCGTCATTCCACATATTCTGGTGCCCGACATCGTGGATGCCCTTGAGCGAACCCGGGCTGTGAAGGTTCTGGTGCTTAATCTCACCTCCGAGCCCGGTGAAACCGCAGGATTCTCCGCGGAGCGTCACATCCACGTGTTGCGCCAACACGCCAGCAGCCTGAAAGTGGATCAGGTCATCGTTGATTCCGGCACCATCTCCCTGCACTCAGAACGGGAGCACCTCGAACGGGCAGCCCGGACGCTCGGGGCGGAGGTCAGTTTCCAGGACGTCCGCGCAGAGGACGGACGGGGACGATTCACCAGCATTCACGACCCCTCCAAGCTGTGTGATGCACTGATGCTCCAATACCGCCAGATGCGGTCAGGAAGATAG
- a CDS encoding bifunctional 3,4-dihydroxy-2-butanone-4-phosphate synthase/GTP cyclohydrolase II, producing the protein MTENAPHKVQLDSVEEAIADIAAGKAVVVVDDENRENEGDIIFAAELATPELVAFMVRYSSGYICVPMTSEDADRLDLPPMTAHNQDARGTAYTVTVDANTGSTGISAADRAHTIKLLADPDADRADFTRPGHVVPLRAREGGVLVRAGHTEAAVDLSRAAGLRPAGVICEVVSEEDPTGMARLPELRRFCDTHDLKLISIEQLIAWRRKNEILVERIVETKLPTEFGDFQAVGYRSKVDGTEYVAICEGDPASDGGEDVLVRVHSECLTGDVFGSRRCDCGQQLHESLRMIHEAGRGVVVYMRGHEGRGIGLLAKLRAYQLQDEGADTVDANLALGLPADSREFGTSAQILYDLGVRSLNLISNNPIKRLGMEGHGVSIAHRTPIPVQVHEDNVRYLRTKRDRMGHDLPAVAEWEATDHTETTEGTHHG; encoded by the coding sequence GTGACTGAGAACGCACCCCATAAAGTTCAGCTGGATTCTGTTGAGGAAGCCATCGCGGACATCGCTGCCGGCAAGGCAGTTGTTGTCGTTGATGATGAAAACCGGGAGAACGAAGGTGATATCATCTTCGCCGCAGAACTTGCCACCCCGGAGCTGGTGGCCTTCATGGTCAGGTATTCCTCCGGTTATATCTGTGTCCCGATGACATCTGAGGACGCCGACCGTCTGGATCTCCCTCCCATGACTGCACATAACCAGGATGCGCGTGGCACTGCCTACACCGTCACCGTGGATGCGAATACCGGCAGCACCGGTATCTCCGCGGCCGACCGTGCACACACCATCAAGCTCCTGGCCGATCCGGATGCTGACCGGGCCGACTTCACCCGTCCGGGGCATGTTGTCCCGCTGCGGGCCCGCGAAGGTGGGGTGCTGGTCCGCGCCGGCCACACCGAAGCTGCCGTTGACCTCTCCCGGGCCGCTGGGCTGCGACCCGCCGGCGTGATCTGCGAGGTGGTCAGTGAAGAGGATCCCACCGGGATGGCGCGTCTGCCCGAACTCCGCAGGTTCTGCGACACCCACGACCTCAAACTGATCTCCATTGAACAGCTCATTGCTTGGCGACGAAAAAACGAGATCCTGGTGGAACGCATCGTGGAGACTAAACTTCCCACCGAATTCGGGGATTTCCAGGCCGTGGGTTACCGCTCCAAGGTGGACGGCACCGAATACGTGGCCATCTGCGAGGGAGATCCCGCATCCGATGGGGGAGAGGACGTTCTGGTCCGCGTCCACTCCGAGTGCCTCACGGGTGATGTCTTTGGATCCCGCCGTTGTGATTGCGGGCAGCAGCTTCATGAATCATTACGGATGATCCATGAAGCCGGACGCGGTGTGGTGGTGTACATGCGTGGCCATGAGGGCCGTGGCATCGGACTGTTGGCCAAGCTGCGTGCGTACCAGCTCCAGGACGAGGGTGCCGACACCGTCGACGCTAATCTTGCCCTCGGCCTGCCGGCTGATTCCCGTGAATTCGGCACCAGCGCGCAGATCCTCTATGACCTGGGTGTGCGATCCCTCAACCTCATCAGCAACAATCCCATCAAGCGTCTGGGCATGGAAGGCCACGGAGTCTCCATCGCCCACCGCACCCCGATCCCGGTGCAGGTCCACGAGGACAATGTCCGTTACCTACGGACCAAACGTGACCGCATGGGACATGATCTACCGGCCGTTGCGGAATGGGAAGCCACCGACCACACTGAAACAACCGAAGGAACACATCATGGCTAA
- the rpe gene encoding ribulose-phosphate 3-epimerase encodes MAQQRKPIIAPSILAADYARLGEEIAAVPDADWIHVDIMDGHFVPNLSFGYDVTRAVHRVTDKPLDVHLMIENPEKWVDHYIDAGAACVIFHVEATDKHVELANYIRSKGVRAGFSVRPGTPIEDYLDDLEHFDEVIIMSVEPGFGGQSFMPDQLDKVRTLRRVIDERNLDIIIEIDGGISATTITQAADAGVDAFVAGSAVFGAGDPNAAVQELRALATP; translated from the coding sequence ATGGCTCAACAGCGCAAACCCATCATCGCCCCATCCATCCTCGCCGCCGATTACGCCCGTCTCGGGGAGGAGATCGCAGCGGTTCCCGATGCCGACTGGATCCACGTTGACATCATGGACGGTCACTTCGTCCCGAACCTGAGCTTCGGTTATGACGTGACCAGGGCTGTCCACCGCGTGACCGACAAGCCCCTGGATGTCCACCTCATGATCGAGAACCCCGAGAAGTGGGTGGACCACTACATCGACGCCGGTGCCGCCTGCGTGATCTTCCACGTCGAGGCCACTGACAAGCATGTGGAACTGGCCAACTACATCCGTTCCAAGGGTGTGCGCGCCGGTTTCTCCGTGCGCCCGGGCACTCCGATCGAGGATTACCTGGACGATCTGGAGCACTTCGACGAAGTCATCATCATGAGCGTCGAGCCCGGCTTCGGCGGCCAGAGCTTCATGCCTGACCAGCTGGACAAGGTACGCACCCTGCGTCGTGTCATCGATGAACGCAACCTGGACATCATCATTGAAATCGACGGTGGCATCTCCGCCACCACGATCACCCAGGCCGCCGACGCCGGGGTGGATGCCTTCGTGGCAGGCTCCGCCGTGTTCGGTGCCGGTGACCCCAATGCCGCCGTGCAGGAACTCCGCGCGCTCGCAACGCCTTAA
- the rapZ gene encoding RNase adapter RapZ yields MSETTFTPVIITGMSGAGLSTAARVLEDLGWFVSHNLPPKMILPLVEMCAREDSPVDKVAAVCDVRSREFRGGLRETITELEEKNLAPTVLFLDARDDELIRRFDNVRRTHPLQGSQTLQVGIERERQMLSALKEEADVVIDTSELSVHDLRRAIESSFRTIAKRIQHVTIQSFGFKHGSPRDADFIIDARFLPNPFWIPELKPFRGVDKPVSDYVLGQKGASEFLDNFITMLDDMLPGYRHEGKNFITVGIGCTGGHHRSVAVSEELARRLGERTDLDVSVVHRDINRN; encoded by the coding sequence ATGTCTGAAACGACTTTCACCCCGGTTATCATCACCGGAATGTCTGGCGCTGGTCTCAGTACCGCAGCCAGGGTTCTGGAAGACCTCGGCTGGTTCGTGTCCCACAACCTTCCCCCGAAGATGATCCTGCCGCTGGTGGAGATGTGTGCGCGCGAGGATTCCCCCGTGGATAAGGTTGCTGCGGTGTGTGACGTCCGTTCCCGCGAGTTCCGTGGTGGACTGCGTGAGACCATCACCGAGCTGGAGGAGAAGAACCTTGCGCCCACGGTGTTGTTCCTGGATGCGCGCGATGATGAGCTGATCCGCAGGTTCGACAACGTCCGCCGAACCCATCCACTCCAGGGTAGCCAGACCCTCCAGGTGGGCATTGAGCGTGAACGCCAGATGCTGTCAGCGCTGAAGGAAGAGGCGGATGTGGTGATCGATACCTCTGAACTGTCGGTGCACGATCTCCGCAGGGCTATCGAATCCTCCTTCCGAACCATTGCCAAGAGAATTCAGCATGTGACCATTCAATCCTTCGGTTTCAAGCATGGTTCCCCCCGCGACGCGGATTTCATCATTGACGCCCGATTCCTCCCCAACCCCTTCTGGATCCCGGAGTTAAAGCCATTCCGTGGCGTGGATAAGCCGGTCTCAGATTATGTGCTGGGTCAGAAGGGAGCATCAGAGTTCCTGGACAACTTCATCACCATGCTCGATGACATGCTCCCCGGCTACCGTCATGAGGGAAAGAATTTCATCACCGTGGGTATTGGTTGCACAGGTGGACACCACCGGTCTGTTGCCGTCTCAGAGGAACTCGCCCGCCGGTTAGGTGAGCGCACTGACCTGGATGTATCGGTGGTTCACCGCGACATCAACCGTAATTAG
- the ribD gene encoding bifunctional diaminohydroxyphosphoribosylaminopyrimidine deaminase/5-amino-6-(5-phosphoribosylamino)uracil reductase RibD has translation MTPDIRSALALATDASDKVRGTTSPNPPVGAVILDARGEVAGVGATQPPGGAHAEVMALAAAGERARGGTAVVTLEPCNHTGRTGPCSQALIHAGIARVFYANPDPFPQAAGGADHLQQAGVETHLLNEPVPALMPWLRATILERPHVTLKFAGTLDGFAAATDGTSQWITGEQARAFVHTDRAKRDAIIVGTGTVLADDPSLTARGPNGLYSQQPRRVVVGGRRVPDGSNLNRLGFEQYAGINDALIALWQAGCRDVLLEGGPTLATAMLRDGLVDAIQAYIAPALLGAGRSVLSWDGDTTISDIKRFSTTAVRQLGDDVLIDMIRKDH, from the coding sequence ATGACCCCGGACATCCGATCCGCACTCGCCCTGGCCACCGACGCCTCCGACAAGGTCCGCGGCACGACCAGCCCCAACCCGCCGGTTGGTGCTGTCATTCTTGACGCGCGGGGTGAAGTCGCCGGAGTCGGCGCCACCCAGCCACCTGGCGGTGCGCATGCGGAAGTGATGGCGCTCGCCGCCGCCGGTGAACGCGCCCGTGGAGGCACCGCGGTGGTCACCCTCGAACCGTGCAACCACACCGGCCGCACGGGGCCATGCTCGCAGGCGCTCATCCACGCCGGCATCGCCCGGGTCTTCTACGCCAATCCCGACCCCTTCCCGCAGGCCGCCGGAGGCGCCGACCACCTGCAACAAGCGGGCGTGGAGACACATCTGCTCAATGAACCGGTACCTGCGCTCATGCCGTGGCTGCGGGCAACCATTCTCGAGCGCCCACATGTCACCCTCAAATTCGCCGGAACCCTTGACGGTTTCGCCGCGGCCACCGACGGAACCAGTCAGTGGATCACAGGGGAGCAGGCGAGGGCATTCGTTCACACCGACCGGGCGAAGCGGGACGCCATCATCGTGGGCACAGGCACTGTCCTGGCGGATGATCCCTCACTGACGGCGCGGGGGCCGAATGGTTTGTACAGCCAGCAACCACGTCGTGTCGTTGTCGGGGGCAGGCGGGTTCCGGACGGATCGAATCTGAACCGCCTTGGTTTTGAGCAGTACGCGGGAATAAATGATGCCCTGATAGCGCTGTGGCAGGCAGGATGCCGGGACGTCCTCCTGGAGGGAGGGCCCACCCTGGCCACCGCCATGCTGCGCGACGGTTTAGTTGATGCGATCCAGGCGTACATAGCCCCCGCGCTTCTGGGTGCAGGTAGGTCTGTGCTGAGCTGGGACGGGGACACCACCATCTCCGATATAAAGCGTTTCAGCACCACCGCTGTTCGACAGCTCGGTGATGATGTGTTGATTGACATGATTCGAAAGGACCACTAG
- a CDS encoding riboflavin synthase, protein MFTGIVEELGSVSGVENLGDSVRLTIAAATVLEDVHLGDSIAVNGVCLTVATFEEGHFTADCMQVTLDHSSLGSLSVGSKVNLERAMAANGRLGGHIMQGHVDATTRLLSRESSENWDVLRFALPADLARYVVEKGSIALNGTSLTVSALGADWFEVSLIPTTLRDTTHGSLAVGDVVNIEVDVIAKYVERMMMVGPGDQPVTGGN, encoded by the coding sequence ATGTTTACTGGCATTGTTGAGGAGCTCGGCTCCGTATCCGGCGTGGAAAACCTGGGGGACTCCGTCCGGTTGACCATCGCGGCCGCCACCGTTTTAGAAGATGTCCATCTCGGGGATTCCATCGCGGTCAACGGCGTCTGCCTGACCGTGGCCACCTTTGAAGAAGGCCATTTCACCGCCGACTGCATGCAGGTGACCCTTGACCACAGCTCGCTGGGCAGCCTGTCCGTGGGCAGCAAGGTGAACCTGGAACGCGCCATGGCGGCTAACGGGCGTCTCGGTGGGCACATCATGCAGGGCCACGTGGATGCCACCACCCGGTTGCTTTCCCGTGAGAGTTCGGAGAACTGGGATGTCCTCCGCTTCGCTCTTCCTGCGGATCTCGCGCGTTATGTGGTGGAGAAGGGGTCCATCGCATTGAATGGCACCTCACTGACGGTATCCGCCCTGGGCGCAGACTGGTTCGAGGTCTCTCTCATCCCCACGACCCTGCGCGATACCACCCATGGATCCCTGGCGGTGGGTGACGTGGTGAATATCGAGGTTGATGTTATCGCCAAATATGTGGAACGCATGATGATGGTGGGGCCTGGCGACCAGCCGGTTACCGGCGGGAACTAA